One Streptomyces sp. ML-6 genomic region harbors:
- a CDS encoding nucleotide pyrophosphohydrolase → MTELDVRTLQRRLAAFAAARDWGRYHTPKNLAAALSVEASELVEIFQWLTPEESARVMESPGTAHRVADEVADVLAYLLQFCEVLGIDPLEALAEKIDRNEARFPVPGLPAASETPDRHSSE, encoded by the coding sequence GTGACAGAACTCGATGTACGGACCCTTCAGCGACGGCTCGCCGCGTTCGCGGCCGCGCGGGACTGGGGTCGGTACCACACCCCGAAGAACCTGGCGGCGGCGCTGAGCGTCGAGGCGTCCGAACTGGTCGAGATCTTCCAGTGGCTGACGCCGGAGGAGTCGGCGCGGGTGATGGAGAGCCCCGGGACGGCGCACCGGGTCGCGGACGAGGTGGCGGACGTCCTCGCGTACCTGCTGCAGTTCTGCGAGGTGCTGGGGATCGATCCGCTGGAGGCGCTGGCCGAGAAGATCGACCGGAACGAGGCCCGATTCCCGGTGCCGGGGCTCCCGGCCGCCTCCGAAACACCCGACCGTCACTCTTCGGAGTGA
- a CDS encoding ATP-binding protein: MTALRPDAIPPSPADLPEPGPVPAVADTGPSGGRGRAVRTVRPTGPVVTELRLSAFASHRGATFPIRPVTLFGGPGGSGKTNVLRAYGALARLADGEPLEAAFPDPGGCVPEGAVPDDQGRRGFRIGCTADGPAGQVRLDVAVQAEPTLRIVGERLTGGGETLLTTALRDPGRSTVQAAWHTADVVPVTRAPLPGDRLGTALLPLRVAGRTAGQLQVLAAAEQMVVALRSVFRCEPQPRRMRAPAPPGADGLRRSCENIAAVLERVHARSARRRTRLVAAVRAGCAGPVTGLDVERLGDGSLSATVARGEGRATPIGRLGDGELRYLALALVLLTGPGVQAVDPAGEVPSAVQTLTVLTDGFDRDLDGRQLRELLSLAVSIGGAGHLRLLGTVTESGAVRAREVPGVSVVDLGP, encoded by the coding sequence ATGACTGCTCTCCGCCCGGATGCCATCCCGCCGTCCCCCGCCGACCTGCCCGAGCCCGGTCCCGTACCGGCGGTTGCCGACACGGGACCGTCCGGCGGGCGGGGCCGTGCCGTGCGTACGGTCCGCCCGACCGGCCCGGTCGTCACCGAACTGCGGCTGTCCGCCTTCGCCTCGCACCGGGGCGCGACCTTCCCCATCCGCCCGGTCACGCTCTTCGGCGGGCCCGGCGGCAGCGGCAAGACGAACGTGCTGCGGGCGTACGGCGCGCTGGCGCGGCTGGCCGACGGGGAACCGCTGGAGGCGGCGTTCCCGGACCCGGGCGGCTGCGTGCCGGAGGGCGCCGTGCCCGACGACCAGGGACGGCGCGGGTTCCGGATCGGCTGCACGGCGGACGGCCCGGCGGGCCAGGTGCGGCTCGACGTCGCGGTCCAGGCGGAGCCCACCCTCCGGATCGTCGGCGAACGGCTCACCGGCGGCGGCGAGACCCTGCTCACCACCGCGCTGCGCGACCCGGGGCGCTCGACGGTCCAGGCGGCCTGGCACACCGCCGACGTGGTCCCGGTGACCCGGGCTCCGCTGCCGGGCGACCGGCTCGGGACGGCCCTGCTGCCGCTGCGGGTCGCGGGCCGGACCGCGGGCCAGTTACAGGTCCTGGCCGCGGCCGAGCAGATGGTCGTGGCCCTGCGGTCGGTCTTCCGGTGCGAGCCGCAGCCGCGGCGGATGCGGGCCCCCGCGCCGCCCGGCGCCGACGGGCTGCGCCGGAGCTGCGAGAACATCGCGGCGGTGCTGGAACGGGTGCACGCGCGGTCCGCCCGGCGCCGCACCCGGCTGGTCGCGGCGGTGCGCGCCGGCTGCGCGGGGCCGGTGACCGGACTGGACGTCGAACGGCTCGGGGACGGATCGCTGAGCGCGACAGTCGCCCGCGGCGAGGGGCGTGCCACGCCGATCGGGCGGCTCGGCGACGGCGAGCTGAGGTATCTCGCGCTGGCCCTGGTGCTGCTCACCGGCCCCGGCGTGCAGGCGGTGGACCCCGCGGGCGAGGTGCCGTCGGCCGTGCAGACCCTCACCGTGCTGACCGACGGGTTCGACCGGGACCTGGACGGGCGGCAGTTGCGCGAACTCCTGTCCCTGGCGGTGTCGATCGGCGGGGCCGGACACCTCCGGCTGCTGGGCACGGTCACGGAGTCCGGGGCGGTACGGGCCCGGGAGGTCCCCGGGGTGTCGGTGGTAGACCTGGGGCCGTGA
- a CDS encoding ATP-binding protein: MGWIVAVIAVAAAVAAMARAQNAARAEYTALGRVEVAERQAKAAEARTAALTEEIRQLARKRIPAVALSLSHPTAQVPGLREAAEIDGEAARLLAESVQAARAAVLEERGRVDAAARAAMRGTSAKIQSLLNQSQQLLHELQHEYDDPRILQLDFRNELALRRTQATAVLCDAWPGLARQNSPLVEIVLGAQSRVAGYERVKVANHLRDERLALVARAAEPLAIALAELLANATAYSHPDTDVQVTLQQSGGRGAFLMVDDAGIGMDDDALDRARTLLAGPDEVLLTELGDPPQTGFAVVGRLVAQYGFDCHIEASPFGGMRTMLRVPAHLLTVLENDRTLSILAPEPVRAPAPAVPAAPAVTPAVPVPAEQEPVPVSQPAAGPATGLPSRRRRAPRPAPARPAPAEQGREQAPRTPEQAGASWAALQQGTLNGRSLADRSSAPAPDRDRQDDHDHQNDQGDDKP; this comes from the coding sequence ATGGGATGGATAGTGGCGGTGATCGCCGTCGCCGCTGCCGTGGCGGCGATGGCGCGGGCGCAGAACGCGGCCCGCGCCGAGTACACGGCCCTGGGCCGGGTCGAGGTGGCCGAGCGCCAGGCGAAGGCGGCCGAGGCCCGCACCGCGGCCCTCACCGAGGAGATCCGCCAACTGGCCCGCAAGCGGATACCCGCCGTCGCGCTCTCCCTCTCCCACCCCACCGCCCAGGTCCCCGGACTGCGGGAGGCGGCCGAGATCGACGGCGAGGCGGCCCGGCTGCTCGCCGAGTCGGTGCAGGCGGCCCGCGCGGCCGTCCTGGAGGAGCGCGGACGCGTCGACGCCGCCGCCCGCGCGGCGATGCGCGGCACCTCCGCCAAGATCCAGTCCCTGCTCAACCAGTCCCAGCAACTGCTGCACGAGCTCCAGCACGAGTACGACGACCCGCGCATCCTGCAACTGGACTTCCGCAACGAACTGGCCCTGCGGCGCACCCAGGCCACCGCCGTGCTCTGCGACGCCTGGCCGGGCCTCGCCCGCCAGAACTCGCCGCTCGTCGAGATCGTCCTCGGAGCCCAGTCACGGGTCGCCGGCTACGAACGCGTGAAGGTCGCCAACCACCTGCGCGACGAACGGCTCGCCCTGGTCGCCCGCGCCGCCGAACCCCTCGCCATCGCGCTCGCGGAACTCCTGGCCAACGCCACCGCCTACTCGCACCCCGACACCGACGTCCAGGTCACCCTCCAGCAGAGCGGCGGCCGCGGCGCCTTCCTGATGGTCGACGATGCGGGCATCGGCATGGACGACGACGCGCTCGACCGGGCCCGCACCCTGCTGGCGGGGCCGGACGAGGTCCTCCTGACCGAGCTGGGCGACCCGCCGCAGACCGGCTTCGCCGTCGTCGGCCGACTGGTGGCGCAGTACGGCTTCGACTGCCACATCGAGGCGTCGCCGTTCGGCGGGATGCGCACGATGCTGCGCGTCCCCGCCCACCTGCTGACCGTGCTGGAGAACGACCGCACCCTCTCCATCCTCGCCCCCGAACCGGTGCGCGCACCGGCGCCCGCCGTGCCCGCCGCCCCCGCGGTCACCCCCGCCGTTCCCGTCCCGGCCGAGCAGGAGCCCGTACCCGTGTCGCAACCCGCCGCCGGGCCCGCCACCGGACTGCCCAGCCGCCGCCGTCGCGCCCCGCGCCCGGCCCCGGCCCGGCCCGCGCCCGCCGAACAGGGCCGCGAACAGGCGCCCCGTACGCCCGAGCAGGCCGGGGCCTCCTGGGCGGCGCTCCAGCAGGGCACCCTCAACGGCAGGAGCCTCGCGGACCGGTCATCCGCACCGGCTCCGGACCGCGACCGCCAGGACGACCACGACCACCAGAACGACCAAGGAGACGACAAGCCGTGA
- the sepF gene encoding cell division protein SepF, whose protein sequence is MSRYDRYDVTDEQWEGLAQVVPLRSRNEWPSRVDHRAVPEESTASEQRRLVVLRVQVFADAREVAEYLVAQIPVLLDLTSAETDVAKRILDFTSGVVFGLESGMHRVDRNVFLLSPLGMEVEGVAAAAGIPGS, encoded by the coding sequence GTGAGCAGGTACGACAGGTACGACGTCACGGACGAGCAGTGGGAGGGGCTTGCCCAGGTCGTGCCTCTGCGCAGCCGCAACGAGTGGCCGTCCAGAGTGGACCATCGCGCGGTCCCCGAGGAGAGCACGGCGAGCGAACAGCGACGACTTGTCGTCCTGCGGGTCCAGGTCTTCGCGGACGCCCGGGAGGTGGCCGAGTACCTGGTCGCGCAGATTCCGGTGCTCCTCGACCTGACCAGCGCCGAGACGGACGTGGCCAAGCGGATCCTGGACTTCACCAGCGGGGTCGTCTTCGGCCTGGAGAGCGGCATGCACCGGGTGGACCGGAACGTCTTCCTGCTGTCGCCGCTCGGCATGGAGGTCGAGGGGGTCGCGGCAGCGGCGGGAATCCCCGGTTCGTAG
- a CDS encoding LLM class F420-dependent oxidoreductase — protein sequence MDLRIFTEPQQGASYDTLLTVAKAAEDLGFDAFYRSDHYLRMGPGDGLPGPTDAWITLAGLARETERIRLGTLMTAGTFRLPGVLAIQVAQVDQMSGGRVELGLGAGWFEEEHKAYGIPFPKEKFGRLEEQLEIVTGLWATEVGKTFSFDGTYYQLTDSPALPKPAQAKVPVLIGGHGATRTPRLAARYADEFNIPFASLEDSEKQFGRVRDAAGAIGRDPDALVYSNALVVCVGKDDAEVARRAAVIGREVAELKANGLAGSPAEVVDKIGRYGAIGSSRIYLQVLDLDDLDHLELIASQVQPQLG from the coding sequence ATGGATCTTCGAATCTTCACCGAGCCCCAGCAAGGGGCGAGCTACGACACCCTGCTCACCGTCGCCAAGGCGGCCGAGGACCTCGGCTTCGACGCCTTCTACCGCTCCGACCACTATCTCCGCATGGGCCCGGGGGACGGACTGCCCGGTCCGACCGACGCATGGATCACGCTGGCCGGGCTGGCGCGCGAGACCGAGCGGATCCGGCTCGGCACCCTGATGACCGCGGGCACGTTCCGGCTGCCCGGCGTCCTCGCCATCCAGGTCGCGCAGGTCGACCAGATGTCCGGCGGGCGCGTGGAGCTCGGCCTCGGAGCGGGCTGGTTCGAGGAGGAGCACAAGGCGTACGGCATCCCGTTCCCCAAGGAGAAGTTCGGCCGGCTGGAGGAGCAGCTGGAGATCGTCACCGGGCTGTGGGCCACCGAGGTCGGCAAGACGTTCAGCTTCGACGGCACCTACTACCAGCTCACCGATTCGCCCGCGCTGCCCAAACCGGCGCAGGCCAAGGTGCCGGTCCTGATCGGCGGCCACGGCGCGACGCGCACGCCGCGGCTCGCAGCCCGGTACGCGGACGAGTTCAACATCCCCTTCGCCTCCCTGGAGGACAGCGAGAAGCAGTTCGGTCGGGTCCGGGATGCGGCCGGGGCGATCGGCCGCGATCCCGACGCCCTGGTGTACTCCAACGCCCTGGTGGTCTGTGTCGGGAAGGACGACGCCGAGGTGGCGCGCCGTGCCGCCGTCATCGGTCGTGAGGTGGCGGAGCTGAAGGCGAACGGGCTCGCGGGCTCGCCCGCCGAGGTGGTCGACAAGATCGGCCGGTACGGCGCGATCGGCTCGTCCCGGATCTACCTCCAGGTCCTGGACCTGGACGATCTGGACCACCTGGAGCTGATCGCCTCCCAGGTGCAGCCCCAGCTCGGCTGA
- a CDS encoding DUF742 domain-containing protein — protein sequence MTAGPGRRLIPAYLVTGGRTRPAGPALDRLDVLVRTGTGLPPDLGSEQRRLCELLEPGALTVVECAAHLDLPVSATVFLATDLAAAGHLHTRPPIPSAGEIDRSLVERLLVGLRSLH from the coding sequence ATGACCGCCGGACCGGGTCGCCGCCTGATCCCCGCCTATCTGGTCACCGGCGGCCGGACCAGGCCCGCCGGTCCCGCGCTGGACCGGCTCGACGTACTCGTGCGCACCGGCACCGGCCTGCCCCCGGACCTCGGCTCGGAACAGCGCAGGCTGTGCGAGCTGCTCGAACCGGGCGCGCTCACCGTCGTCGAATGCGCGGCCCACCTGGACCTGCCGGTCAGCGCCACCGTCTTCCTGGCCACGGACCTCGCCGCCGCCGGACACCTGCACACCCGACCGCCCATCCCCAGCGCCGGGGAGATCGACCGGTCGCTCGTCGAGAGGCTGCTCGTTGGACTCCGCTCCCTCCACTGA
- a CDS encoding ATP/GTP-binding protein yields MDSAPSTEHTGVGYLPPAARTLMKLVVTGPFGVGKTTLIRTLSEIATLHTEEAMTQSSTRLDDTAGLPDKTTTTVAIDFGRLTVLDDLVLYMFGTPGQQRFLPLWEDIARGALGALVLVDTRRLADSFAVMDMVEEQGLPYAVAVNRFPDAPVHPDEVLRGHLDLAPETPLVQCDARERRGGIDALIALAEHVLTRMPRPEDPS; encoded by the coding sequence TTGGACTCCGCTCCCTCCACTGAACACACCGGCGTCGGCTATCTGCCGCCCGCCGCCAGGACCCTGATGAAGCTCGTCGTCACGGGGCCGTTCGGCGTGGGCAAGACCACCTTGATCCGTACGCTGTCGGAGATCGCCACGCTGCACACCGAAGAGGCGATGACCCAGTCCAGCACCCGGCTCGACGACACCGCGGGACTGCCGGACAAGACCACGACCACGGTCGCGATCGACTTCGGCCGGCTCACCGTCCTGGACGACCTGGTGCTCTACATGTTCGGCACCCCGGGTCAGCAGCGGTTCCTCCCGCTCTGGGAGGACATCGCGCGCGGTGCGCTCGGCGCCCTCGTCCTGGTCGACACCCGCAGGCTCGCCGACTCCTTCGCGGTCATGGACATGGTCGAGGAGCAGGGGCTGCCGTACGCGGTCGCCGTCAACCGCTTCCCGGACGCCCCCGTCCACCCCGACGAGGTCCTGCGGGGACACCTCGACCTCGCGCCCGAGACCCCGCTGGTGCAGTGCGACGCCCGCGAGCGCCGCGGCGGCATCGACGCCCTGATCGCCCTGGCCGAACACGTGCTGACCCGGATGCCCCGGCCCGAGGACCCGTCATGA
- the mmuM gene encoding homocysteine S-methyltransferase gives MLDGGLSNQLEAQGCDLSDALWSARLLADGPEQIEAAHAAYVRAGAQVLITSGYQATFEGFARRGIGRAEAEELFARSVRLARRAAGAVERDVWVAASVGPYGAMLADGSEYRGRYGLSVRELERFHRPRIEALTAAGPDVLALETVPDIDEAEALLRAVEGCGLPVWLSYSVAGDRTRAGQPLEAAFALAAGRDQVMAVGVNCCDPQDADRAVRVAAEVADKPVVVYPNSGERWDAGRRAWAGAPTFDPGRTSAWRSAGARLIGGCCRVGPDLVAELAGMLGRPVAGPAEEGAKTRPDE, from the coding sequence CTGCTGGACGGAGGACTCTCCAACCAGCTGGAGGCGCAGGGCTGCGATCTGTCCGACGCCCTGTGGTCGGCCCGGTTGCTGGCAGACGGGCCCGAACAGATCGAGGCGGCGCACGCGGCCTATGTGCGGGCGGGCGCGCAGGTGCTCATCACCTCCGGGTACCAGGCGACCTTCGAGGGGTTCGCGCGGCGCGGCATCGGACGGGCGGAGGCCGAGGAGCTGTTCGCCCGCAGTGTGCGGCTGGCGCGGCGGGCCGCCGGCGCGGTGGAGCGGGACGTCTGGGTCGCCGCCTCGGTCGGCCCGTACGGGGCGATGCTGGCGGACGGCAGCGAGTACCGCGGCCGCTACGGGCTCTCCGTGCGGGAGCTGGAGCGGTTCCACCGGCCCCGGATCGAGGCGCTGACCGCCGCCGGGCCCGATGTGCTGGCGCTGGAGACGGTGCCGGACATCGACGAGGCCGAGGCGTTGCTGCGGGCGGTGGAGGGGTGCGGGCTGCCCGTCTGGCTCTCGTACAGCGTGGCGGGCGACCGGACCAGGGCCGGGCAGCCGCTGGAGGCGGCCTTCGCCCTGGCCGCGGGCCGGGACCAGGTGATGGCCGTGGGGGTGAACTGCTGCGACCCGCAGGACGCGGACCGGGCGGTGCGGGTGGCCGCCGAGGTGGCGGACAAGCCGGTCGTCGTCTACCCCAACAGCGGTGAGCGCTGGGATGCCGGGAGACGGGCCTGGGCCGGTGCCCCCACCTTCGATCCGGGGCGGACGAGCGCGTGGCGAAGCGCCGGCGCCCGGCTGATCGGCGGCTGCTGCCGGGTCGGCCCGGACCTCGTCGCGGAGCTGGCCGGGATGCTCGGCCGGCCGGTGGCGGGCCCGGCGGAAGAAGGGGCGAAGACGCGCCCGGACGAGTGA
- a CDS encoding roadblock/LC7 domain-containing protein, with amino-acid sequence MSAPTPTTGDLAWVLTPLLELPGVQHAVVATGDGLVEGASPGLDRASGERVAAMTATLHAAARAFTTAFTDAEAPRLAQTVVESDLGFAIVVPAGNNTTLALFAEPGAKLGDIAYQMQVQVTALTRAMNAPARKPDTTARP; translated from the coding sequence GTGAGCGCTCCCACCCCCACCACCGGTGACCTCGCATGGGTGCTGACCCCGCTGCTGGAACTGCCCGGTGTCCAGCACGCGGTGGTCGCCACCGGCGACGGACTCGTCGAGGGCGCCTCGCCCGGCCTGGACCGTGCCTCCGGCGAGCGGGTCGCCGCCATGACCGCCACCCTGCACGCCGCGGCCCGCGCGTTCACCACGGCCTTCACCGACGCCGAGGCACCGCGCCTGGCCCAGACGGTCGTCGAGTCCGATCTGGGCTTCGCCATCGTCGTACCGGCCGGGAACAACACCACGCTCGCCCTGTTCGCGGAACCGGGGGCCAAGCTCGGCGACATCGCCTACCAGATGCAGGTGCAGGTCACCGCCCTCACCCGGGCGATGAACGCACCCGCCCGCAAGCCGGACACCACCGCCCGGCCATGA
- a CDS encoding MBL fold metallo-hydrolase: MSITGGDVVDLGQGLYAWLPPKRGWGLANCGLLVSPCGALWIDTPYDPALAGQFLAESTKRLPEGVHVDRVIVTHANGDHFWGAGVLPDAEIIVTREAREHIHYDPTPKQQHALVTAGDRNTPLGDYLARHFGVFDWSDTEPVVPTTYFTGELELTLGDYPVRISSLPPAHTAGDLIVHLPVQDTVFSGDVIFSSTPERPGDHPVHWAGPIDNVISACEQVLATGAGTIVPGHGPVLDRPGVRDHIVYLEYVRERAHAFHAAGVPSVEAARRIIGEGRHPELGLPERLVVTVGSEYRHLDGSGLPGVLEVMTDVAVVARETERTPRRAAPAQQ; this comes from the coding sequence ATGTCGATCACGGGCGGGGACGTCGTTGACCTGGGGCAGGGCCTGTACGCATGGCTACCGCCGAAACGGGGCTGGGGGCTGGCGAACTGCGGCCTCCTCGTCTCGCCCTGCGGCGCGCTCTGGATCGACACCCCGTACGACCCCGCGCTGGCCGGGCAGTTCCTGGCCGAGTCCACGAAGCGGCTGCCCGAGGGTGTCCACGTCGACCGGGTGATCGTCACCCATGCGAACGGCGACCACTTCTGGGGCGCGGGGGTGCTCCCGGACGCGGAGATCATCGTGACCCGCGAGGCCCGGGAGCACATCCACTACGACCCCACGCCGAAGCAGCAGCACGCCCTCGTCACCGCGGGCGACCGGAACACGCCGCTCGGGGACTACCTCGCCCGCCACTTCGGCGTCTTCGACTGGTCGGACACCGAACCGGTCGTGCCGACCACGTACTTCACCGGGGAACTCGAACTGACCCTGGGCGACTACCCCGTCCGGATCTCCTCGCTGCCGCCCGCGCACACCGCCGGTGACCTGATCGTCCATCTGCCGGTGCAGGACACCGTGTTCAGCGGCGACGTCATCTTCTCGTCCACCCCGGAGCGGCCCGGCGACCACCCGGTGCACTGGGCGGGCCCGATCGACAACGTGATCTCGGCCTGCGAGCAGGTGCTGGCCACCGGCGCCGGAACCATCGTTCCCGGCCACGGCCCGGTCCTCGACCGGCCCGGGGTGCGCGACCACATCGTGTACCTGGAGTACGTGCGCGAGCGCGCCCACGCCTTCCACGCAGCCGGTGTCCCCTCCGTCGAGGCGGCCCGCCGGATCATCGGCGAGGGCCGCCACCCGGAACTCGGCCTTCCCGAGCGGCTGGTGGTGACCGTCGGCAGCGAGTACCGGCACCTGGACGGCTCCGGACTGCCCGGCGTGCTCGAAGTGATGACCGATGTCGCCGTGGTGGCCCGGGAGACGGAGCGGACCCCGCGGCGGGCGGCCCCGGCGCAACAGTAG
- a CDS encoding cytochrome P450, translating into MTPYAQPPQPLALYGPDFAADPRSHYRRLREHGPLAPVRLAPGIDALLVTDYQAAVDLLRDTHTFTKDPRAWQATVPEDSPILPMLGHRPTALFSDGEAHARYRAAINDGLALIEPHVLRAEVTRVAKRLIGEFAATGSADLIAQYARRLPVHVFVTWFGTAPKDSERVVEAATRMFNSAEDAATAYADLVEVVTALVADRRARPRRDLTSYLLGHPAGLDNDETVRQITLIMSAGHDPTTNLIGNALLHMLTDTRYAGSLHGGAKTAHEAIDEVLWQDPPLANLSAHYPRHDTEFHGVRLRAGQLILVSYAAANAQSAPDLKNPVPRSGSSAHLAWSAGPHRCPAKQPALLIAMTAIEQLTSQLCDAELAVPVSALKWRPGPFHRALVRLPVRFTPVDMMAETDRQRPSGHGPEEPPAVSIGR; encoded by the coding sequence ATGACACCGTACGCACAGCCGCCGCAGCCCCTCGCCCTGTACGGCCCGGACTTCGCCGCCGACCCGCGGAGCCACTACCGGCGCCTGCGCGAGCACGGGCCCCTCGCCCCGGTCCGGCTCGCCCCCGGCATCGACGCCCTGCTGGTCACCGACTACCAGGCCGCCGTCGACCTGCTGCGCGACACCCACACCTTCACCAAGGACCCGCGCGCCTGGCAGGCCACCGTCCCCGAGGACTCGCCGATCCTGCCCATGCTCGGCCACCGCCCCACCGCGCTCTTCAGCGACGGCGAGGCGCACGCCCGCTACCGCGCCGCCATCAACGACGGCCTCGCCCTGATCGAACCGCACGTCCTGCGGGCCGAGGTCACCCGGGTCGCGAAGCGGCTCATCGGCGAATTCGCCGCCACCGGGAGCGCCGACCTCATCGCCCAGTACGCCCGGCGGCTCCCCGTGCACGTCTTCGTCACCTGGTTCGGCACGGCGCCGAAGGACAGCGAACGCGTCGTCGAGGCCGCCACCAGAATGTTCAACTCCGCCGAGGACGCCGCCACCGCCTACGCCGACCTGGTCGAGGTCGTCACCGCCCTGGTCGCCGACCGGCGCGCCCGCCCGCGCCGCGACCTCACCTCGTACCTCCTCGGCCATCCGGCCGGTCTCGACAACGACGAGACCGTGCGTCAGATCACCCTGATCATGAGCGCGGGCCACGATCCGACGACCAATCTGATCGGCAACGCGCTGCTGCACATGCTCACCGACACCCGCTACGCGGGCTCGCTGCACGGCGGTGCGAAGACGGCGCACGAGGCGATCGACGAGGTCCTCTGGCAGGACCCGCCCCTGGCCAACCTGTCGGCCCACTACCCCCGGCACGACACGGAGTTCCACGGCGTGCGGCTGCGCGCGGGGCAGCTGATCCTGGTCTCCTACGCCGCGGCCAACGCCCAGTCCGCGCCCGACCTCAAGAACCCCGTGCCCCGTTCCGGCTCCAGCGCCCACCTGGCCTGGTCCGCGGGCCCGCACCGCTGCCCGGCGAAACAACCGGCGCTGCTCATCGCCATGACCGCGATCGAACAGCTCACCAGCCAGCTGTGCGACGCGGAACTCGCGGTTCCGGTCAGTGCGCTGAAATGGCGTCCGGGACCCTTCCACCGTGCGCTGGTCCGGCTTCCGGTACGGTTCACCCCCGTCGACATGATGGCGGAAACCGACCGGCAGCGGCCTTCCGGGCACGGGCCCGAGGAGCCCCCGGCGGTGTCGATCGGCCGGTGA
- a CDS encoding DUF6099 family protein codes for MEAERLVGVSRRALAQSRGTPDIIAEAWQAQALAQAIGSRLAADGPKVLRAEARGLSEIGGRSGGTLDHPAARAGVARAAQLSELAEPRATLTGLGALLGEVGMALVGVACETDEQSLYWQCMEAIDAADESMDRVHGMLRRLDEQDRERQQDLERGRERDGPYGAARGPAGPAAAGRGRP; via the coding sequence ATGGAAGCGGAGCGGCTTGTCGGGGTCAGTCGTCGTGCGCTGGCTCAGAGCAGGGGGACGCCGGACATCATCGCGGAGGCATGGCAGGCCCAGGCGCTGGCCCAGGCGATCGGCAGCCGGCTGGCGGCCGACGGCCCCAAGGTGTTACGGGCCGAGGCGCGCGGCCTCAGCGAGATCGGCGGCCGCAGCGGCGGGACGCTGGACCACCCGGCGGCGCGGGCGGGGGTGGCGCGGGCCGCACAGCTCTCGGAGCTGGCCGAGCCGAGAGCGACGCTGACGGGCCTGGGCGCGCTGCTGGGCGAGGTGGGGATGGCCTTGGTGGGGGTGGCCTGCGAGACCGACGAACAGAGCCTCTACTGGCAGTGCATGGAGGCGATCGACGCGGCCGACGAGTCCATGGACCGGGTGCACGGGATGCTCCGCCGCCTCGATGAGCAGGACCGGGAACGACAACAGGATCTGGAGCGCGGCAGGGAGCGGGACGGCCCGTACGGTGCGGCGCGCGGCCCGGCGGGCCCGGCGGCGGCCGGTCGTGGCCGGCCGTGA